In Gaiellales bacterium, the DNA window GCCCGTCGGGGAACTGCCACTCGTCCACCTGCGGCTTCACGGTGATCCTGCGGATGCCGTCCACGGCGCCGAGGCCGGCCACGTCGATCTCGTTGTCGAAGTGGCCGATGTTCCCGACGATCGCCTGGTGCTTCATCCGGGCCATGTGGCCGGCCGTGATGATGTCGCGGTTGCCCGTGGCGCTGATGAAGATGTCGGCCGTCTCGACGACGTCGTCGAGCGTCGTCACCTGGTAGCCGTGCATGGCGGCCTGGAGGGCGCAGATCGGGTCGATCTCGGTCACGATCACGCGGGCGCCCTGGCCGCGCAGCGACTCGGCGCAACCCTTGCCGACGTCGCCGTAGCCGCAGACGACTGCGACCTTGCCGCCGATCATCACGTCGGTGGCCCGGTTGATGCCGTCGATCAGCGAGTGGCGGCAGCCGTACAGGTTGTCGAACTTCGACTTCGTCACCGAGTCGTTCACGTTGATGGCGGGGAAGAGGAGCTGGCCGGCGAGCTGCATCTGGTAGAGCCGGTGCACGCCCGTGGTCGTCTCCTCGGTGACGCCGTGGATGCCCGCGGCGATCGCCGTCCACCGCCCCGGGTCCTCCTCCAGCGAGCGCTCGAGCACGCTCAGGATGACGCGCATCTCGTCGGAGTCGGCCCCCTCGGACGACGGCACCGCGCCGGCGCGCTCGTACTCGGCGCCGCGGTGGACGAGCAAGGTGGCGTCGCCGCCGTCGTCGAGGATCAGGTTGGGGCCGCCGTCGGGCCACAGGAGCGCCCGTTCGGTGCACCACCAGTACTCCTCGAGCGTCTCGCCCTTCCAGGCGAACACGGGGATCCCGCGCGGATTCTCCGGTGTGCCGTCAGGGCCGACGGCCACGGCCGCGGCCGCGTGATCCTGGGTCGAGAAGATGTTGCAGGAGGCCCAGCGCACCTGGGCGCCGAGGGCGACCAGCGTCTCGATCAGGACGGCGGTCTGGATCGTCATGTGCAGCGAGCCCGTGATGCGGGCGCCGCGCAGCGGCTGCGACTCGCCGTACTCGCGCCGGGTCGCCATCAGGCCGGGCATCTCGTGCTCGGCGAGCTGGATCTCCTTGCGGCCGAAGGCGGCCAGGTTGAGGTCGGCGACCTTGAAGTCGGCGCCGGTGGGGATGGTCGTCGTGGTCATCGCTGCTCCAGGTGGGTCGGGGTTGGGGGCCTGCGGCCGATCACGCCGAGACGGCGGCGGCGGCAGGGGCGCCCAGACCGGCGGCGGCGCGCAGGGCGTCGGCGCGGTCGGTGCGCTCCCAGGTGAAGTCGGGGTCGTCGCGGCCGAAGTGGCCGTATGCGGCGGTCTTCTGGTAGATGGGGCGGTGCAGGGCGAGCTCCTCGCGGAACGCGCCGGGGCGCAGGTCGAAGTGCTCGGCGACGAGCTCGGCGATGCGGCCGCGGCCGATCCGCTCGGTGCCGAACGTCTCCACCATGACCGACACCGGGTGGGCGACGCCGATCGCGTAGGCGACCTGCACCTCGGCCCGGTCGGCGAGCCCGGCCGCCACGATGTTCTTGGCCACCCAGCGGGCGGCGTAGGCGGCCGAGCGGTCGACCTTGGACGGGTCCTTGCCGCTGAACGCGCCGCCGCCGTGGCGGGCCATGCCGCCGTAGGTGTCGACGATGATCTTGCGCCCGGTCAGGCCGCAGTCGCCCATCGGCCCGCCGATGACGAACCGCCCGGTCGGGTTGACCATGAAGTTCGCGTGCAGCCGGCCCTCGTCGTAGAGCTCGGCCGGCAGCACGGGGGCGACGACGTGCTCCCACAGGTCGGGCTTGATCTGCGTCTCGGCGTCGATACCGTCGGCGTGCTGGGTCGAGATCAGGAGCTTCTCGACGGCGACCGGCCGGCCGTCGCGGTAGCGCACCGTGACCTGGGTCTTGCCGTCGGGGCGCAGGTAGGGCACCTCGCCCGAGCGGCGCACCTCGGCCAGCCGCCGGGCGACCTGGTGGGCGAGCGAGATCGGCAGCGGCATCAGCTCGGGCGTCTCGCGGGTCGCGTAGCCGAACATCATGCCCTGGTCGCCGGCGCCGGCCAGATCGAGCGCGTCCTGGTCGTTCGCGTCCGTGCGCACCTCGTAGGCGCGGTCGACGCCCTGGGCGATGTCGGGCGACTGGCGGTCGAGCGCGTTGATCACCGAGCACGTGTTGCAGTCGAAGCCGTAGAGGGCGTTGTCGTAGCCGATCCGGCGCACCGTCTCGCGGGCGATCTCATGCACGTCGACGTGGGCGGTCGTCGAGATCTCCCCGGACACGACCACGAGGCCGGTGTTCACGAGCGTCTCGCAGGCGACGCGGCCGTACGGGTCGTCCGCCAGAACCGCGTCGAGGACGCCGTCGGAGATCTGGTCGGCGATCTTGTCGGGGTGACCCTCGGTCACCGACTCTGACGTGAAGAGATATTCGTTGTCGGCTGCGGTCATGCCGGTGGAGCCTCGCTTTCTGCGTCTCGCGTGACCTCGATCAGGTACGCGACGATGACGTTCTGGTCGCCCAGCCGGAGGTGGTATGCGTCCGACAGCTGCTCCACCCGGTGGATCTGCTGCTCCTTGTCCTGGAACAGCTCGGTGTACTCGAAGAATCCGAAGTCTACGACCCTGGACGCGAATCCGGCTCGGTCGAGCAGCGCGGCCGTCCGCCGCTGGCCGATGATCGAGAGCTGCATCAGGTACGCGACGCCGTCGGCGGCCAGCGCTTCGGGCAGCATCGCGATCAGGTGATCGATCAGGTTCCGGCCCCAGTAATCGAGCGGCCGGTGGGTCGACGCGCCGTCGAACGGGTCGACCGGCGTCTGGTAGAGGCTGGCGACGATCACGTCGTAGCGCTCCTCCGGCACCCACGGGAAGAGGTCGACCGCGGCGGCGGTGACGCGGCCGGCGACGCCGTTCCGAAACGCGTTCGTGAGCGTGTTCTGGGCGGCGCGGGCGTCGACGTCGATGGCGTGGACGTGGGCGGCGCCGTTCTTGGCCAGCTGCACGGTCTGAAGGCCGGTGCCGCAGCCGACGTCCAGGCAGCGGGCGCCGCGGCCAACGCCCTCGCGGAACAGGTATTTCCACACCAGGTAGCTGCCCTGGGTGGGGACGAACACGCCCGGCTCGCACAGGATGTCGGGGAAGTCGAGCGGGAAGAGCGACGACCCGCGCGCGTCCTTCCAGGGGCCCGGCCGGGCCCCGGCGGGCGCGTCGCCGCCGTCGTCGCCGGCCGCGAT includes these proteins:
- the ahcY gene encoding adenosylhomocysteinase; this translates as MTTTTIPTGADFKVADLNLAAFGRKEIQLAEHEMPGLMATRREYGESQPLRGARITGSLHMTIQTAVLIETLVALGAQVRWASCNIFSTQDHAAAAVAVGPDGTPENPRGIPVFAWKGETLEEYWWCTERALLWPDGGPNLILDDGGDATLLVHRGAEYERAGAVPSSEGADSDEMRVILSVLERSLEEDPGRWTAIAAGIHGVTEETTTGVHRLYQMQLAGQLLFPAINVNDSVTKSKFDNLYGCRHSLIDGINRATDVMIGGKVAVVCGYGDVGKGCAESLRGQGARVIVTEIDPICALQAAMHGYQVTTLDDVVETADIFISATGNRDIITAGHMARMKHQAIVGNIGHFDNEIDVAGLGAVDGIRRITVKPQVDEWQFPDGHSVIVLSEGRLLNLGNATGHPSFVMSNSFTNQVIAQIELHTKGDAYEKQVYTLPKHLDEKVARLHLDALGVKLTRLRPDQAAYIGVPEDGPYKPDHYRY
- the metK gene encoding methionine adenosyltransferase, whose translation is MTAADNEYLFTSESVTEGHPDKIADQISDGVLDAVLADDPYGRVACETLVNTGLVVVSGEISTTAHVDVHEIARETVRRIGYDNALYGFDCNTCSVINALDRQSPDIAQGVDRAYEVRTDANDQDALDLAGAGDQGMMFGYATRETPELMPLPISLAHQVARRLAEVRRSGEVPYLRPDGKTQVTVRYRDGRPVAVEKLLISTQHADGIDAETQIKPDLWEHVVAPVLPAELYDEGRLHANFMVNPTGRFVIGGPMGDCGLTGRKIIVDTYGGMARHGGGAFSGKDPSKVDRSAAYAARWVAKNIVAAGLADRAEVQVAYAIGVAHPVSVMVETFGTERIGRGRIAELVAEHFDLRPGAFREELALHRPIYQKTAAYGHFGRDDPDFTWERTDRADALRAAAGLGAPAAAAVSA